A stretch of Episyrphus balteatus chromosome 2, idEpiBalt1.1, whole genome shotgun sequence DNA encodes these proteins:
- the LOC129909347 gene encoding uncharacterized protein LOC129909347 gives MVCSTKNCSDGSISTPLYACFGPCGNLYHAKCIGSTNGFIEKISNSKFAYWYCPDCRELSISTLAFKMSSFKADILKLSKGFEELLNVFNTAVSNLNSFSITNSMVNNSTSTDDLVPDLPPYLISSHDDDILAQSGSGINKAHVRTQKVNKKRRRDNSSNVKNSGPSPKRTNLNTNPHPIAVLPDPTQPVASTTTVASTNIIKAVSKPRSIFVSRLDPNTSPDDIISHLVSCKSIPSTASVKCTKISNKEYRKKKEAPVASKQPSCNSIS, from the exons ATGGTTTGCTCGACTAAAAATTGTTCTGATGGGTCGATTTCTACTCCTTTATATGCTTGTTTCGGACCGTGTGGTAATCTCTACCATGCAAAATGCATTGGTTCCACTAATGGTTTTATCGAAAAGATTTCTAACTCAAAGTTTGCCTATTGGTATTGCCCTGATTGCCGCGAATTATCTATATCTACATTAGCTTTCAAAATGTCTTCTTTTAAAGCAGACATTTTAAAACTCTCAAAAGGTTTCGAAGAACTTCTGAATGTTTTTAATACTGCGGtctcaaatttaaattctttttccaTAACTAACAGTATGGTAAATAACTCCACTTCAACTGATGATTTAGTTCCTGACCTTCCTCCATATTTAATTTCTTCTCACGATGATGATATTCTTGCCCAGTCTGGTTCCGGTATAAACAAAGCTCATGTACGTACccaaaaagttaacaaaaaaagaaggagAGACAATTCATCGAATGTGAAAAATTCTGGTCCATCTCCAAAACGCACAAATCTCAACACAAATCCTCATCCTATTGCCGTATTACCTGATCCTACTCAACCAGTAGCCTCGACAACCACCGTTGCTAGTACTAATATAATCAAGGCTGTTTCGAAACCAAGATCGATTTTCGTTTCACGTTTAGACCCTAATACATCTCCTGATGATATTATTTCCCATTTAGTTTCTTGTAAAAGCATTCCTTCAACAGCATCTGTTAAGTGCACAAAAATAA GCAATAAGGAGTATAGGAAAAAGAAGGAAGCTCCAGTTGCAAGCAAGCAACCTTCGTGTAACAGCAtaagttga